Sequence from the Hoplias malabaricus isolate fHopMal1 chromosome 10, fHopMal1.hap1, whole genome shotgun sequence genome:
TCAGAGTGGGCTTATGTTCCAATTGTAGATGTAACAAACGtcaatgcgtgtgtgtgtgtgtgtgtgtgtgtgtgtggcagtaaTTGATTTCACTTACTGAGGTGGCATACAGTTGCAGTTTAAAAGGCTTTGGGAAAAAGTTTGCCATCCAGCTGATGTCTGAAACACTACCACCCTGACACACATATTTAGGTCAACATTGACACTTGAAACATATTGAGCCCCAGTGGTGGCTGTGCTGagggtgtggggtgggggttgtGTTTAGACGACTGTGGGAAGACTAAGGCTTCTAGGCCACATCCACCAGCCTGGACTATACtcacttttatttattcttgCATGGAtaagcatgagtgtgtgtgtgtgtgtgtgtgtgtgtgtatgtgtgtgtgtgtgtgtgtgtatgagtgtgtgtgtgtgtgtgtgtgtgtgtgtgtgtgtgtgtgtgtgtatgtgtgtgtgtgtgtgtgtgtgtacgtgtgtgtgtgtgtacgtgtatgtgtgtgtgtgtgtatgtgtgtttatgtgtatgtgtgtgtgtgtgtgtgtgtgtgtatgtgtgtgtgtgtgtgtgtgtgtgtgtgtgtatgtgtgtttatgtgtgtttatgtgtatgtgtgtgtgtgtgtgtatgtgtgtgtgtgtgtgtgtatgtatgtgtgtgtgtgtgtatgtgtgtgtgtgtgtgtgtgtgtatgtgtatatgtgtgtgtgtgtgtatgtgtatatgtgtgtgtgtgtgtgtgtgtgtgtgtgtatgtgtatgtgcatgtgtgtgtgtgtgtgtgtgtgtgtttatggacacACGCACCAGCCCGTAAATGCTGAGATCTCCATTGCACGCTTAAGTTGAGCAGCATGTGTGTGGTTTCAGCAGGAGCCTCTGTGTTATTGTTGCAGTAATTGCAGTGTTTGGAGGGCAAAAGTCTGAAAGTCAGCAGTAAAAGtcctccacctcttcctccccctcctcctcctcctcctcctccccagtAGAAGGCTGAAAGTGATAATGGCACTTAAAGCAGCCTCCATAAATCTGTTAAGTGTGAACACACTTTATTGCCCATAGATTACACGTGCCATTGTTTGACAAAAAGGTCAACGCCGTGACCTGTGCAAGATTTATTTTCTGCACTGACCCCTGTGGGAGAAATATGATATTTTAGCCTTaatgcccccccacccccacccccaccccccaaacaaAAGTCAAAATAAACTCAGCTTGACCACAATGTGTTATAATAAATATGCATAGGTTCACCGTCCACTTTATTCCACTTCATCAGAcgcctcactgtccactgtagtAGTCTGTGTAGCGTTAGATTCGGCAACCCATCTGTTGATGTATAACTTGTGCTGCCCGTCCTTGGCCTtgggtcagtttctgaccacagggcTGCTCTTGTTTGGTGGACTGCTCTTGACCTATCAGTGCTAAAACACAAAGAAGCGTCTCAGAATAACTCCACCCAAACTTCCATAGAACACTATATCAACACTGGACTTGTGGTCAGAAGATGACCAATAATGAACAGAGTCAGAGAAATGGTGCataacaacagatggactacagaaaAGTAGGTGGACGTTATAAAGACGTCAGTGATTGGAAGTGGAAGGCAGGAGTtgctaataaagtggacagtttatgtggagctgtgtgtgtgtgtgtgtgagtgtgtggggttTCGTTGCATGTCATGATGAACCTCGTTATGTATTTGAAGGGAAACCACTGGAGctctttccacacacacacacacacacacacacagtcctctcTGCTCCCCCTTATCTCCACTACACCACTGCCACCCCCCCTCCTTTCTCTCCTGCCTGATTGCCATCAGATAGATATTTCTTTGCAGGGTCCTCTCGCCATCTGGAGCAGATCTCACAATCACTGACCTTCATCTTTGAGCCGTTAAGTGTTCAGCATCTACAATATCcccacttttattttttttttacactttttaacCCCTTCCACCCCATCAGCCCCCATCCACAAACACTTTAACCACAACCTCCATCACTGGAGAATGAGGAGGGCGCCCTCACGGGGGGGAGGAGGAAGCGTGTTTCATCTCAACCTCGTTAATTAATTCCAAATAGGACTCGTATTAATTTTCGTTTTTcggtgtttatttttaagatcaaagtattattattaatgttattgttattatgttattttaaataaaacatatatttttaaaagcaataACGGGTCTTAATTTTGAAATGTGAATTATTGCAgtaaattgtaaatattttttctttattattttttgttgatttatttatttataaacaatgttcgaaacaattaataaaaaccGGACACGTTTCAACCGggttttatttagtgttttgaacattgtttgtattgttttcatttatttatttatttatttatttacagttcaaacaaatacaaatgtctggtgaaaatatatttaatgttttttttagtttttatttttaaaatcatgaagttgttttaattttaaatgatttacgtaatgattattttaatccgtgaatttatatattacagtaaaataatgttataaataatgtgtaaaataatgtgaaaactGAAGGAGAAGCTGGAAGagaccccccccctccccacacacacacacacacacacacacacacacattctctctctctctctctctctgtctctctccgaACCCCATCCTCGCGCTCTGATTAAGCTGCAGGTGCTTGAAGCTCTTTTCCGTTGTGGTAAGACGGAATGGAGATGGACCTGCATTAGGTAAGAACACTGACCGTTAGACCACAATACACACCTGAGCActgctccatctctctctctctctctctctctctctctctctaactgaaTAAAATGCATATTAATGAAGTGCTCCACGTTTGTAACACCACATTCACTTTCAGTAACAGCAGGACAGACACCAGTCTAaactctcccactctctctctctctctgcgcgcgcatctttgtgtgtgtgtgtgtgtgtgtgtgtgtaagtgtgagtgagagatagagatgtAGAACATTTTATCGCTTTGGTTACCAATGGTAAACACGTAATAAACATGTAGTAAACTTGTAATACACAAAGTTACGctactaaaataaatatatttacgttaaattaatgtttatatgtttttacaGTTGAACTTGAAATCTAAACGTAAAAAACAATGCAGATACAATTTTAATAATCACTGTGAAATATTCTCCAACTCATTTAtgaaattcaattaaaaaagtcTGCAGTGTGTTACACTACCTCCATCCATCCTTCTGTGTATCTGTTAAACACTAATGAATATGACGCTGAAGTATATAATAAGTTCTGTAGGGCGTTAGGGCTGATGTTCAGCTGTGAACACGGTGCAGGTCATCAGCGTCACTCTGAACCGAGCGCACTGTAAATGATTTAAACTGAAGAACAGCGGACGCCGTGGAAAGTGACAGAAGTCAGTGCCCATTCATCCCTTCATTAAAGAACGTCCTTCGCGAAGTTTACACCGAGGTGTTGGGTCagaacacagcagcagtgtCCGGCGGAGAGGCGCTGCAGGGGCAGGACCGGGACACGACGCACTAAGCCAAGGTCTGCACGCGGTTAGATGCACGTTTACTGACTTCTAGTCCAATCATGTCACGTCCTGAACCTCCAGCAGCACATTCGAGCCCTGGCTGCTGCTATTCGTTTGTTTGCATTgagtgaatttattttttaaaaatatccaaaatattacaaaactgAGGGTAAGAGCTTAGACTACAGCCACGAGTGGAAAAGGGGCAGAAATACTTCACACAGGCCAAGTTCCGTTATACACCAGCTTCTCCAGTGCGACGAACGTTTTTAAAACGTTTGAAAATTGACCAAATGTGAAACAATTAAacagacaataaacaaattattttgttttatttctgtttcatattaaacttaaaatacagtttttatttatgtttctttCATTCCAGAAAAAAGCTACCATGGTTTTGGGTTCTGTTACGTAACTGGGCTTcgtattttaaccttaaaaatcCCTAGGAAAAGCAACACAACAACAATGATTTTTCTTACTTCTAAGTTTTTGTTCGTTTGGTCATCGCtggttttatttaatatttatgtgtttttgttctgttctgtggtggtgACGGTGTCTTTTTGCCACTCAGTGTTTCTAGGCGCGTTAAAACAGGTGTTTACTTTAATCCCGATAACGAGAACGGTTAATATAGTGATTTGCCCCGACACTGCGAGGGAAAGCACTTGCCCTGCGTCCATCTTTAATCCCAACCATCTTTAGCAAAGAGCCACGAGCGACAACAGATCTGACTCCGCGGCTCCCGGAGCCTGGAAGGAACGGAGAAGTGACTCCAAACACACCGAGTAAACACGACCAAGAGTCGGCTTCCCTCCACCTTCAACCCGAGAGCGGGGAGAGAGCCGAGCGAGGAACCACGCGTTCACTCGGACTCCACAGTTGTCCTGCAGTGCAGTGTTTAAGTTAAGGCTGACAGAGGGGcagaggagggggtgggggcggggggggagagagggggggaaggGGTTGCACCAGAGCACATGCGCTGAGCGAGGAGGAGCTTTGgctttctatcttttttttttcttttacttctctctctctctctctctctctctctctctctctctttctctctcactctctctctctctctctctttctctctcaagcTCGACGCCAATCAAAGCATCAACTCCAAAATTGTAGGTGAGAGAAACGAGGCCGGGCACCCGGAGGGCCAGACACATCAGTTGGAGCTCGATTGCCCATCTGATCACATCCTGACTGGGACTTTGTTGcgaagaacgagagagagagagtgagagagagagagagagagagagaggagaaaaagctGGAGCTGCAGCCCCTCTGTTGTTGTATTTGGTTGTGTTTTTAGTGACTTTCTCGGAGAGTGTGAGGCTGTGAGAGCGCGTGAAAGGGACTTGCtggtggtcttttttttttttttttttttcttcttcctcttcttcttgtGGGGGGCTTTTGCTCTGCTCGCTTCCCTCGTCTTGGCCGTTAAGGATGTCTTTCCCGCAGCTGGGTTACCCGCAGTACGTGAGCGCGTCGCAGGCGGTGTACGGCGCGGAGAGAGCGGCTGTGCTCGGCTCCTCGTCGCGCGCAGGGAGCGCGGACGCTGGCGCAGCCGCAGCCGCTCCTGTGGCCTCAGTGCTCGGGGTTTACGCACACCCGTACCCGCATCCCAACTACGGAGCGTTCCTGCCCTACACCAGCGCGGACCTCGCGCTCTTCTCGCAGATGGTAAGAGGAATGTTTTATTCTGCTCCAGCGATGAGTTCTGAGCGTAAAGTAGTTCACGCGTCTCCTGCAGTGGAACAAACTGaagtagaactgtgttcaaaAACAGTTAGCGCGCTGTTGCTAGTTACTGATATGATGTACATATAGATACATGAAAAACAACAACGAAaatattacagtaaaatataacGTACGACACATTTCCTGTTAGTTCCAGTGTGTTTAATAATTGTGGATGGAATATAGAGGAGTGTATTCCCTGTAAAAACACGTGCTCATTTTTTAAACTTGCAACGGAACTAGAGACGcgaattttttattacaatttttttatgcaattaatattttaaattatattaaagatTTCTACCGCGTTTGAAAATACTCTGGTTTGAAACGGTCAGTTACGTACAAGAGGTTTCAGAACAGTGTTTTAAGACAAATATATTGATTAAATTAGTCGATATATTAAtgtctacatttatttaatatttgcaAAATTTATTGTAGCACAAAGCTTTGCAGTAATAAACACGGTACGTTTTCCAGCGTGCGTTTAGGTTTCTTGTTTTGTAAAGAAGGGTTAATTAGGCCAGACAACTaactaaataagtaaataacaaGCTAAAGCCTTTGGGCAACAGTGAAGACAATGACGCTAATGAGGGCGAAAGAATAAAAGCAGATTTTTAAAacgatataaaataaaaacagaacgaaagaaagaaaaaagtttatttttatttatttattttttaattttgataaAATCCAGGAAACACCTCAAGTGACCTTCAAATTATTTTCGCTTTGGTGCGTGGAGAGGAAAGGAATGTCCAGTGGGAGTCACATGATTTCCAGAAtctagttgtgtgttttatagttTAAAATAATCCTAACTCCGTAAATCCCCATTCACCGCTGATGGAAACGCTCAGCTGTGTGGCCGTGGCCTACGCGTTCCCCGTTGCTGATAAATGATGGCGCTTTACTGCTGTGtccatgcagacacagctgTATTTATCTCGATGGGATTGAGGAGAACTGCTTTAAAATCCCTCGGCTTTCAGCGACTGAAAATAAAGTGCGTTAAAAAACGCGGATCGTAGAATTCCAACGATGTTGAAGTGTGAAGCTCTGACGGGTTTGACTCTATGGTGTTTCCTCGGGTacgtgttaaaaaaaaagtgaaacatgGATCACATTTCGTAAGCTGTTTCGTAAAATGTTTTCATCTGTTTTACATCTCCcagacgttttttttttaagtttcagtCGTGAGACCGAAGGGGCTCTGGCGCGGGTTGAGGCCTGTGACACTGTCCGCTCTGAGAAGATGTATGTGCGGTGGCTAATGGTTATAATGCGTCTGtcatttctgtaatattctccagAGTATTCTGTTATTCCGTGTGAGGCTTGAATGCGTGGTTTGCTTTGTTCTGACACGTTCTGTTCCACGCTGATCGAAGCTCGTGCAACTTTTACGTTAAAGAACATAACAGTGTAAATGAATAAACTCGTGTGAACGGCGGGGTCTACATTTTGCACACGACACCAGAGTTGTGCGCAGAAACGGAAGGTCAGGTGTTGGCGGGCTGCGGTTTAGGGCCCGGACTTTcactttgttgtttttaacaaTTTCAAAGAAGTCATAACCCCGACTGCATTCGTGGGCTCCAGTAGTGCGTGAGGCCGACATGAGCCCAGATAATGATGAGTGGGAGCTCCATTTGTGAGTGTGTCattaaaaatggagatgcatttCTTAGTGTGTTGACGTTTATGTCACACGGCGCGTGAAGCAACTTTTCTACGGTAGTTAGCGACACAACTCCGAACCCAGGCCTAGATCATGATGGGGTGAAAGTACGTACGTGAAAATAGATCGAGGATCAACGTAGCTACTGCAAAATCTGATTAAATGTGCTTTGGTTAATAGGAAAACAAGGTTTGCAtccaaaacaataataattcaaATTGAATGTATATTTGAAGGCCTAGTTCTCGCTGCTATATATCACTTTTGACTACAATTAATCAAAAGTCATTGTGTTcaaactatataaatatatttacataactTTGTTTGGTAGAGGTCCAGCGCTTCTCGTCAAGTGACgcgttttgttgattttccaactttaaaaatgtgaacACGTCCTGTACAAGGAACTCACTTCTGCGCATGTCACTTCATTatgatatttttgctgttaattTTCACACTGGGAAAAATAAAGCACAAATTATGGTCTGTGCAAAAATATGGCATaattagtatttttattttacgcAGTTATTtcctataaataaatacataaataaataaatacactctGCCATAAAACGTTCCCATGTGCTGGGCTTTTTAACTTATTTTATGCCACGTCACAATACACCAGGAGCCTACGTCCTGCTTTAAATATGATGTACAGGTAGAATACCTTGCGGCCATTTCTGACACTTCCTcgtgctgtgtttttttagggGTCTCAGTATGATTTAAAGGACAGTCCTGGAGTGCACCCCGCGAGCTTTGCCGCCCACACGCCACCGGCCTTCTACCCGTACGGTCAGTTTCAGTATGGCGACCCCGCTAGGCCCAAAAACGCCACGCGGGAGAGCACGAGCACGCTGAAAGCCTGGCTCAACGAGCACCGGAAAAACCCGTATCCCACCAAGGGCGAGAAGATCATGCTGGCCATCATCACCAAGATGACCCTCACCCAGGTCTCCACGTggttcgccaacgcccgcaggAGACTCAAGAAGGAGAACAAGGTGACGTGGGGCGCGAGGAGCAAGGAGGACGAGGAGGGCAACATATTCGGCAGCGACAACGAGGGCGAGCACGAGAAGAACGACGACGAGGAGGAGATCGACCTGGAGAGCATCGATATCGACAAGATTGATGAGAACGACGAGGGCGAGCAGAGTCACGACGACGACGACGAGCACGTGGACAAGGCCGAGAGCAAGAGAAGGCCTCTGCTCTTTGAGCCCGCCAAAGGAACCCGCCAGGAGcttaacaacaataacaacaacaacgacgacaacaacaacaacaacagcagcagcagcagcacgagcagcagcagcagcagcaccaaCAGCACGAGGGTGTCCTCTCCGGGTGGGCAGGGAACGTTCCAGCTGCAAGTGGGCAGCAAACCCAAAATCTGGTCCCTGGCAGAGACTGCCACGAGTCCGGACAGCTGCAGAAAGCCCGCCTCACCCTGTGCGCCCACCAGTCAGATCCAGCACCCGGCTTTCCTTTCCAGCCACGGACTGTATACGTGCCAGATTGGCAAGTTTCACAACTGGACAAACGGAGGCTTTCTGGGACAGAACGCGCTCCTCAACGTCAGGTCTTTCCTAGGGGTCAGTCAACACCACCAACACAACCACCATCATCACGCGCAGGGGCAGCAGCCGCAGCAGCAGGTCACTGCACTGGACGAAGACAAGAGCCCAGAGGACCTCAGTCCAAAACACATAGGTACCACATGCACAGCACACGAACACGCGCAAACTCGAGCGTCAGTGCAAACCCCACGTGACTGCGGCGTGTAGTGcgtgcaaaaaacaaacaaaaattatacaagaattataaacattaaaaaaagatctCCACTGCTCCAAATTCAGCTTAcagatttattattgttattattattattattattattgttattattattgtggttgttgttgtattgttattatttaatgGGGATGGCAGGTTGTTACATTAATGtgtgagaaaaataaatatgtgtcataaatgttatataaataaattaatggtaGTTAAGGCATTATAACCTATTAATAAACGGTTAAGCAATGTCTTAAATTTTTAAACTAATGATCGAAGAGATAACaagcgtgttttttttttacattctatTATTAGTGTGTGATTTAATGAACCTGCCTCTGTCCTCAATGCAGGTGGCATTTATTCAAGACCAGATAAGACTTAACTACTTTATTAGTGTTCATTAATAAGTCTAATACTAGCACTAATagtaaaataatgttattaaaCATTATTACATGTTATTAATTGTACTGTTTTAGAGACTACGGTATTGGAGacctttataaataaataaatgtaaatgtgttagAGTAATAACTCACATGAAATCTGCATCtgtaatgttgtaattgtattgtACTGGTTTTGTTTCCGTGTCTGACTCGGTTTGACTGAATACTTCCTGGTCACTACAGGTTTGAGCTGATATGATTTTTCTGTTGTAGATCGAGGAATCGTTCTTAGAAACGAGTCACCGACGCAGCACCACACCAACACGTTGAAATCATCCTTTCGCCCACTTCACGACAGGTAAACATCAGTGCTGCTACATAGATtatcgttattattattattattattattattattactactatagGAACATGTCAGCTTATGGATAGTGTGACTGTGTGGTTATTGTTCGGCAGTAGGCTGTGGTATTTTTTCTGTTGCTGAGACTGTTGGTGTAGAAATGCAGTTTCATTATCTGAGTCTCTAAGTGGGATGAATCcattcctgagagagagagagagagagagagagagagagagagagagagagagaaatagaagaaAACCCCTGGTTGTGCTTTTTTTCTGGTGATAAAGGGCTCTGATGCCTCCTGTAAAtagccctccccctcccccaggAGAGGCactgctgtgctgtgtgtgccTTTCCTAAAGACCCTGGGGGCAGAAGCGAGCCCCGGGGGGGCAGTTTAGCACAGAGTTACCCCCCCTTTTAACTGCCACAGGGGCTTCAACAGGGCTCCATTActgctgcgtgtgtgtgtgtgtgtgttgctgtgtccTCAACCTAAAACACACACTTCAGACTGAAGAGTAGGTTAACACTCACTGATCCGCACTTATGGTATTTTAactaaaacaaacaattaaacacaaacaaataaagaaaactaAGCTGACGGTTTCACTCAGGCCTGTGTTTCTACTGGTGATCGAATACAGAGTTCAGACTGTTGTTTATTATGTCACAACATGTTTTGGGGAATTAAAAACAGTTCCCAAatctgtataaaatataaatatattaattctgCCTCTCCATTGTGTATGttctaaatattatattatattaactCTATTATTTACACATATTATTGTAGGTTCATGTGTTATTAACAGGGTCACAGATTTCCAGTGACAT
This genomic interval carries:
- the irx1a gene encoding iroquois-class homeodomain protein IRX-1a, which produces MSFPQLGYPQYVSASQAVYGAERAAVLGSSSRAGSADAGAAAAAPVASVLGVYAHPYPHPNYGAFLPYTSADLALFSQMGSQYDLKDSPGVHPASFAAHTPPAFYPYGQFQYGDPARPKNATRESTSTLKAWLNEHRKNPYPTKGEKIMLAIITKMTLTQVSTWFANARRRLKKENKVTWGARSKEDEEGNIFGSDNEGEHEKNDDEEEIDLESIDIDKIDENDEGEQSHDDDDEHVDKAESKRRPLLFEPAKGTRQELNNNNNNNDDNNNNNSSSSSTSSSSSSTNSTRVSSPGGQGTFQLQVGSKPKIWSLAETATSPDSCRKPASPCAPTSQIQHPAFLSSHGLYTCQIGKFHNWTNGGFLGQNALLNVRSFLGVSQHHQHNHHHHAQGQQPQQQVTALDEDKSPEDLSPKHIDRGIVLRNESPTQHHTNTLKSSFRPLHDSPRRNPPQEVTLSLSSA